The following are encoded in a window of Vidua chalybeata isolate OUT-0048 chromosome 35, bVidCha1 merged haplotype, whole genome shotgun sequence genomic DNA:
- the CLPTM1 gene encoding putative lipid scramblase CLPTM1, giving the protein MAAPGTEAAAGPGPGPGQVPSSNGAAGAGTGAGAESPQGQQQQPAPNAWQVVKGVLFRIFIIWAISSWFRRAPAPQEPNGSGGSARSPSRNLFPKDTLMDLYVYISEHEHFTDFNVSSALFWEKRDLVYGDWTSGENSDGCYEHFGEVDISQSVQRNGSIYVHVYFTKSGFHPDPRQKSLYRRLATVHTSRMINKYKRRRFQKTKNLLTGETEADPEMIKRAEDFGPVEVISHWHPNLTINMVDDHTPWVRGSVPPPLDQYVKFDALSGDYFPILYFNDYWNLQRDYFPINESVRRLPLRLSFCPLSLWRWQLYAAQSSRSPWHFLGQELYEQSDEEQDSVKVALLETNPYLLALTIVVSIVHSVFEFLAFKNDIQFWNSRQSLEGLSVRSVFFGVFQSLVVLLYILDNETNVVVQLSVLVGLLIDLWKITKVMDVRLDREQRLAGLFPRPRFTDKSTYVESSTKVYDDMAFRYLSWILFPLLGCYAVYSLLYLEHKGWYSWVLSMLYGFLLTFGFITMTPQLFINYKLQSVAHLPWRMLTYKALNTFIDDLFAFVIKMPMMYRIGCLRDDVVFFIYLYQRWIYRVDPTRVNEFGGTGEAPEPPQPPPGCPSPTALPPAPPPAPPKPSRRRRRIRRPLPPTAIPNFSPSPPPKKKQKNKKWGGGSGGGGGGVGARPPLPLFPLASRDFLGRGACYGDGRGMSRPVPRPRPVSGVASRCCRVPVVLHPSIVGVVGKSVRGAIKELISPQKRPGRNRDRNRDRSPRKGPDRDPLTGTGTGDPRIGAPDRDRNRNRDPRTGPAPDPRHGTGPASEIHGSEPLTETGTGTPERDRHRSPWAGTESGALEPGPPGRFRYRSPRDSLTGTGSGRGSAPTAAVPEPGGVPVSPMPDGPGVAPGVAPGSPLSPPPTGTPRKGARPPPGSDSEHDSGFSDSGSEHLGRCEGTDREEPPGPGRVHRGPTCLGHAPPGPQPPGAARDPRPLLVLLRPAPAAVPGPEGTRPCLPVPPGVSAELWPCPRGSSRPRSPPAAVPGPEETRPCLPVPPGLWPCPRGSPRFGGALLAALALRTGALLRHNRRTHGDIAALRRHTRLLARATRDPRVWPRLCRLLGHPAGAPGSPREPPGRGEGAGGGGE; this is encoded by the exons GATTTTCATCATCTGGGCCATCTCCAGCTGGTTCCGGCGCGCGCCGGCGCCGCAGGAGCCCAACGGCAGCGGGGGCAGCGCCCGGAGCCCCAGCAGGAACCTCTTCCCCAAGGACACCCTGATG GATCTCTACGTTTACATCTCGGAGCACGAGCACTTTACGGATTTCAACGTCAGCTCCGCCCTTTTCTGGGAAAAGCGGGATCTGGTCTACGGGGACTGGACCAGCGGCGAGAATTCCGACGGCTGCTACGAGCACTTCGGAGAGGTGGACATctcccag agcgTGCAGCGGAACGGCTCCATCTACGTCCACGTTTATTTCACCAAGAGCGGCTTCCACCCCGACCCGCGGCAGAAGAGCCTCTACCGGCGCCTGGCCACCGTGCACACCTCCAGGA tgATTAACAAATACAAGCGGCGGCGATTccagaaaaccaaaaatctcCTGACGGGAGAGACGGAGGCGGATCCCGAAATGATCAAg AGGGCCGAGGATTTCGGGCCGGTCGAGGTCATCTCGCACTGGCACCCCAACCTGACCATCAACATGGTGGATGACCACACGCCCTGGGTGAGGGGCAGCGTGCCCCCGCCGCTGGACCAGT aCGTGAAGTTCGACGCTCTGAGCGGGGATTATTTCCCCATCCTCTACTTCAACGACTACTGGAACCTGCAGCGCGACTACTTCCCCATCAACGAGAGCGTGCGGCGCCTGCCCTTGCGCCTGTCCTTCTGCCCGCTCTCGCTGTGGCGCTGGCAGCTCTACGCGGCGCAGAGCTCGCGCTCGCCCTGGCACTTCCTGGGCCAGGAGCTCTACGAGCAGAGCGACGAGGAGCAGGACTCCGTCAAG gtGGCTCTCCTGGAGACCAACCCGTACCTGCTGGCTCTCACCATCGTCGTCTCCATCGTGCACAGCGTCTTCGAGTTCCTGGCCTTCAAAAACG ACATCCAGTTCTGGAACAGCCGGCAGTCCCTGGAGGGGCTCTCGGTGCGCTCCGTGTTCTTCGGGGTGTTCCAGTCGCTCGTGGTGCTGCTCTACATCCTGGACAACGAGACCAACGTGGTGGTGCAGCTCAGCGTGCTCGTGGGGCTGCTCATCGACCTCTGGAAGATCACCAAGGTCATGGACGTCAGG CTGGACCGGGAGCAGCGCCTGGCCGGGCTCTTCCCGCGGCCGCGCTTCACCGACAAATCCACCTACGTGGAGTCCTCCACCAAGGTCTACGACGAC ATGGCGTTCCGGTACCTGTCCTGGATCCTGTTCCCGCTGCTGGGCTGCTACGCCGTGTACAGCCTGCTCTACCTGGAGCACAAGGGCTGGTACTCGTGGGTGCTCAGCATGCTCTACGGCTTCCTGCTCACCTTCG gGTTCATCACCATGACCCCCCAGCTGTTCATCAACTACAAGCTGCAGTCGGTGGCGCACCTGCCCTGGCGCATGCTCACCTACAAGGCGCTGAACACCTTCATCGACGACCTGTTCGCCTTCGTCATCAAGATGCCCATGATGTACAGGATAGGCTGCCTGCGGGATG ACGTGGTGTTCTTCATCTACCTGTACCAGCGCTGGATCTACCGCGTGGACCCCACGCGCGTCAACGAATTCGGCGGCACCGGCGAggccccagagcccccccagccccccccgggctgcccctcccccacagcgctgccccccgcccctcccccagccccgcccaAGCCCTcgaggagaagaaggaggattAGacgccccctcccccccacgGCCATTCCCAACTTTTCTccatccccccccccaaaaaaaaaacaaaaaaacaaaaaatggggaggggggagcggcgggggtGGGGGCGGGGTGGGGGCGCGGCCCCCCCTCCCGCTTTTCCCATTGGCCAgccgggattttttggggaggggggctTGTTATGGGGATGGGCGGGGGATGTCCCGTCCCgtcccccggccccgcccggtGTCCGGTGTCGCCTCCCGGTGTTGTCGCGTCCCTGTCgtgctccatccatccatcgTCGGTGTGGTAGGAAAAAGTGTCCGCGGAGCCATAAAAGAGCTGATTTCACCCCAAAAGCGGCCCGGCCGC AACCGGGACCGGAACCGGGACCGGAGCCCCCGAAAGGGACCGGACCGGGATCCCCTGACCGGCACTGGCACCGGAGATCCACGGATCGGAGCCCCTGACCGGGATCGGAACCGGAACCGGGACCCCCGAACGGGACCGGCACCGGATCCCCGGCACGGCACTG GACCGGCATCGGAAATCCACGGATCCGAGCCCCTGACCGagaccgggaccgggaccccCGAACGGGACCGGCACCGGAGCCCCTGGGCGGGGACCGAGAGCGGAGCCCTGGAACCGGGACCCCCCGGCCGGTTCCGTTACCGGAGCCCCCGGGACTCCCTGACCGGTACCGGCTCCGGTCGCGGATCGGCTCCGACCGCGGCGGTCCCGGAGCCAGGCGG GGTCCCCGTGTCGCCGATGCCGGACGGGCCGGGGGTGGCCCCGGGGGTGGCCCCGGggtcccccctgtccccgccCCCCACGGGGACCCCGCGGAAAGGGGCGCGGCCCCCCCCGGGCAGCGACTCCGAGCACGATTCGGGATTTTCAG ATTCCGGTTCGGAGCACCTGGGCAGGTGCGAGGGGACGGACCGGGAGGAGCCGCCCGGTCCCGGCCGCGTCCACCGGGGGCCCACCTGCCTCGGCCACGCCCCCCCGGGACCGCAG cccccgggAGCCGCTCGGGACCCGCGTCCCCTCCTGGTCCTGCtgcgccccgcgcccgccgccgtTCCCGGTCCGGAGGGGACCCGGCCGTGTCTCCCGGTGCCACCGGGGGTCTCCGCGGAGCTGTGGCCGTGTCCCCGCGGCTCCTCGCGGCCCCGCTCTCCGCCCGCCGCAGTTCCCGGTCCGGAGGAGACCCGGCCGTGTCTCCCGGTGCCACCGGGGCTGTGGCCGTGTCCCCGCGGCTCCCCTCGGTTCGGCGGGGCGCTGCTGGCGGCGCTGGCGCTGCGCACCGGGGCCCTGCTCCGCCACAACCGGCGCACGCACGGCGACATCGCGGCACTGCGGCGGCACACGCGGCTGCTGGCCCGGGCCACCCGCGACCCCCGCGTGTGGCCCCGCCTGTGTCGCCTGCTGGGCCACCCCGCGGGAGCCCCCGGGAGCCCCCGGGAGCCGCCCgggcgcggggagggggcggggggcggcggggaaTAA